Proteins from a single region of Thunnus maccoyii chromosome 23, fThuMac1.1, whole genome shotgun sequence:
- the cct2 gene encoding T-complex protein 1 subunit beta, whose product MASLSMAPVNIFRHGADEEKAETARLSSFIGAIAIGDLVKSTLGPKGMDKILLGGGKGGSVTVTNDGATILKAIGVDNPAAKVLVDMSKVQDDEVGDGTTSVTVLAAELLREAELLIAKKIHPQTIISGWRKATQVARDALREAAVDHSNDPARFKEDLLNISRTTLSSKLLTHHKDHFAQLAVDAVMRLKGSGNLEAIHIIKKLGGSLTDSYLDEGFLLDKKIGVNQPKRMENANILIANTGMDTDKIKIFGSRVRVDSTAKVAEIELAEKEKMKEKVERILKHGINCFINRQLIYNYPEQLFAQAGVMAIEHADFAGVERLALVTGGEITSTFDHPELVKLGHCKLIEEVMIGEDTLLHFSGVAMGEACTIILRGATQQILDEAERSLHDALCVLAQTVKEPRTVYGGGCSEMLMAKVVSDLANRTPGKEAVAMESFAKALRMLPTIIADNAGYDSADLVAQLRAAHQDNKTTFGLNMSEGSVGNMSELGITESFQVKRQVLLSASEAAEMILRVDNIIKAAPRKRVPDHHPC is encoded by the exons GCGTCCTTATCGATGGCCCCCGTCAACATCTTCAGACATGGAGCTGATGAAGAGAAAGCTGAGACTGCACGACTG tCGTCCTTCATTGGCGCCATCGCCATCGGAGATCTGGTGAAGAGCACTCTGGGACCAAAGGGGATG GATAAGATCTTGCTCGGCGGAGGGAAGGGCGGCTCGGTGACGGTGACCAACGACGGCGCGACCATCCTGAAAGCCATCGGAGTCGACAACCCTGCCGCCAAAGTTCTGGTTG aCATGTCGAAGGTTCAGGACGATGAAGTCGGAGACGGAACAACGTCCGTTACTGTTCTGGCCGCCGAGCTGCTGCGG GAGGCGGAGCTTCTGATCGCCAAGAAGATTCACCCACAGACCATCATCTCTGGCTGGAGGAAGGCCACGCAGGTCGCCAGAGACGCTCTGAGGGAGGCCGCTGTGGATCACAG CAACGACCCGGCTCGTTTCAAGGAGGACCTGTTGAACATCTCCCGCACCACGCTGTCCTCCAAGCTGCTGACTCACCACAAAGATCACTTCGCCCAGCTGGCCGTGGACGCCGTCATGAGGCTGAAGGGCTCCGGCAACCTGGAGGCCATCCACATCATCAAGAAGCTGGGAGGAAGCCTCACCGACTCCTACCTGGACGAAG GTTTCCTGTTGGACAAGAAGATCGGAGTGAACCAGCCAAAGAGGATGGAGAACGCCAACATCCTGATCGCCAACACCGGCATGGACACCGACAAGAtcaag ATCTTCGGCTCCCGGGTTCGTGTCGACTCGACGGCGAAGGTTGCAGAGATCGAACtcgcagagaaagagaagatgaaggagaaggtCGAACGAATCCTGAAACACGGAATCAACTGCTTCATCAACAG ACAGTTGATCTATAACTACCCGGAGCAGCTGTTCGCTCAGGCTGGCGTCATGGCCATCGAACACGCTGACTTCGCCGGCGTCGAGCGCCTCGCTCTGGTCACTG gcgGGGAGATCACCTCCACCTTCGACCATCCTGAGCTGGTGAAGCTCGGTCACTGCAAGCTGATCGAGGAGGTGATGATCGGAGAGGACACGCTCCTCCACTTCTCTGGAGTCGCCATGG GTGAGGCGTGCACCATCATCCTGCGAGGAGCGACTCAGCAGATTCTGGACGAGGCGGAGCGCTCGCTGCACgacgctctgtgtgtgttagctcAGACTGTGAAGGAGCCGCGCACCGTCTACGGAGGAG GCTGCTCTGAGATGCTGATGGCCAAGGTGGTGAGTGATCTGGCCAATAGGACGCCAGGGAAGGAGGCGGTTGCCATGGAGTCATTCGCCAAGGCTCTGAGGATG ctgccGACCATCATCGCTGACAACGCCGGCTACGACAGCGCCGACCTGGTGGCTCAACTGAGAGCCGCACACCAGGACAACAAGACCACCTTCGGACTGA ACATGTCCGAGGGCTCAGTGGGCAACATGTCGGAGCTCGGGATCACAGAGTCGTTCCAGGTGAAGCGTCAGGTGCTGCTGAGCGCCTCCGAGGCCGCCGAGATGATTCTGAGAGTCGACAACATCATCAAAGCTGCACCCAG gaAGAGAGTTCCTGACCATCACCCCTGctag
- the nots gene encoding nothepsin, producing the protein MKLLLVVLLLWTWTSSAVVRVPLRRVPSIRTQLRADGLLGEFLKDHRPDMFNRRYAQCFPPGTPSLRLGRSSEKIYNFMDAQYYGEISLGTPEQNFSVIFDTGSADLWVPSSYCVSQSCALHRRFRAFESTSFRHDGRMFGIHYGSGHLLGVMARDTLKVGGLITQNQEFGESVYEPGAAFVSARFDGVLGMGYPSLAEILGNPVFDNMLAQKTVEEPVFSFYLSRRTTSGNPEGELLLGGTDEALFSGPINWLPVTAKGYWQIKMDSVAVQGVSSFCPNGCQAIVDTGTSLIAGPTNDILTLQQLIGASPTNIGEFIIDCVRLSSLPHVTFVLGGTEYTLTAEHYVRKEMLGDRELCFSGFQAVDIVSPEGPLWILGDVFLTEYYSIFDRGQDRIGFAPARHPTKH; encoded by the exons ATGAAGCTGCTGTTGGTGGTTCTGTTGTTGTGGACATGGACGAGCTCGGCGGTGGTCAG GGTTCCTCTGAGGCGGGTGCCTTCGATTCGTACCCAGCTACGAGCCGACGGATTGCTGGGGGAGTTCCTGAAGGATCACCGTCCTGACATGTTTAACCGGCGCTACGCTCAGTGTTTTCCTCCCGGAACACCATCACTGCGACTCGGACGCTCCAGCGAGAAGATCTACAACTTCATGGAC gcTCAGTACTACGGTGAAATCAGTTTGGGGACCCCAGAGCAGAACTTCTCTGTGATTTTTGACACCGGCTCAGCTGACCTCTGGGTGCCGTCATCCTACTGCGTCAGCCAGTCCTGTG caTTGCACAGGCGTTTCAGGGCATTTGAGTCGACTTCGTTCCGTCATGACGGTCGGATGTTTGGGATTCACTACGGATCAGGACACCTGCTGGGAGTCATGGCCAGAGACACACTAAAG GTTGGGGGTCTGATCACCCAGAATCAGGAGTTCGGGGAGTCGGTCTACGAGCCTGGTGCTGCATTCGTCTCGGCCAGATTCGATGGTGTACTGGGGATGGGTTACCCGTCCCTGGCAGAGATCCTGGGAAACCCTGTTTTCGACAACATGCTGGCACAGAAGACGGTGGAGGAACCTGTCTTCTCTTTCTACCTTAGCAG GAGAACAACAAGTGGCAACCCAGAGGGAGAACTGTTGCTAGGCGGAACAGATGAGGCGTTGTTCAGTGGACCAATCAACTGGCTCCCTGTGACTGCCAAGGGATACTGGCAGATAAAGATGGACAg tgtggcGGTTCAGGGTGTGAGTTCATTCTGTCCTAATGGTTGCCAGGCGATTGTCGATACAGGAACCTCCCTCATTGCTGGACCGACCAATGACATCCTCACCCTCCAGCAGCTGATTGGAGCCTCACCCACAAACATTGGAGAG tttaTTATCGACTGTGTCAGGTTGTCCAGTTTGCCTCATGTGACTTTTGTCCTGGGAGGAACAGAGTACACACTGACTGCTGAGCACTATGTTAGGAAG GAGATGCTTGGTGACAGAGAGTTGTGTTTCAGTGGTTTCCAGGCTGTGGACATAGTTTCCCCTGAGGGCCCTCTATGGATTCTGGGAGATGTATTTCTGACAGAGTATTACAGCATCTTCGACAGAGGACAGGACCGCATTGGCTTTGCACCTGCAAGGCACCCAACCAAACACTAA